The proteins below come from a single Prochlorococcus marinus str. MIT 9215 genomic window:
- the hemF gene encoding oxygen-dependent coproporphyrinogen oxidase — MFKEPPKNSREKTKNLLLTLQNKICSGLENIDEKGKFIEESWIRDEGGGGRSRVLKNGSIFEQAGVNFSEVQGKELPQSIVSQRPEAKGHEWFATGTSMVLHPKNPYIPTVHLNYRYFEAGPVWWFGGGADLTPFYPYLSDVRNFHNEHKKACEKVDNDLHKVFKPWCDEYFFLKHRNESRGIGGIFYDYQDGSGNIYRGNNQNGEASKASQSISKSNLNWDNLFSLAENCGQAFLPSYLPIIEKRASQTYSSREREFQLYRRGRYVEFNLVWDRGTIFGLQTNGRTESILMSLPPLARWEYGYKAKKGSREEFLTSIFTKPQDWLDDKDLEKFCLENNIFD; from the coding sequence ATGTTCAAAGAACCTCCTAAAAACTCGAGAGAAAAAACTAAAAATCTCTTATTAACTCTGCAAAACAAAATTTGTTCAGGACTTGAGAACATAGATGAAAAAGGGAAATTCATAGAGGAATCATGGATAAGAGATGAAGGGGGGGGTGGTAGATCAAGAGTATTGAAAAATGGTTCTATTTTTGAGCAGGCAGGAGTAAATTTCTCTGAAGTACAAGGTAAGGAATTACCTCAATCTATTGTCTCTCAGAGGCCCGAAGCAAAAGGTCATGAATGGTTCGCTACAGGAACTTCTATGGTGTTGCATCCTAAGAATCCCTATATTCCTACAGTTCATCTGAATTATCGATATTTCGAAGCTGGTCCTGTTTGGTGGTTCGGAGGAGGTGCAGACTTAACCCCTTTTTATCCTTATCTTTCAGATGTGAGGAATTTTCATAATGAGCATAAAAAAGCTTGCGAGAAGGTTGATAATGATTTGCATAAAGTATTCAAACCATGGTGTGATGAATATTTCTTCTTGAAGCATAGAAATGAATCTAGAGGCATAGGAGGTATTTTTTATGATTATCAAGATGGCTCAGGCAATATCTATAGAGGAAATAATCAAAATGGAGAGGCATCAAAAGCTTCGCAAAGTATTAGCAAATCTAATTTAAATTGGGATAATTTATTTTCTTTAGCGGAAAACTGTGGGCAAGCATTCCTCCCTTCGTATTTACCCATTATTGAAAAAAGAGCTTCTCAAACATATTCTTCGCGGGAAAGAGAATTTCAGCTATATCGAAGAGGTAGATATGTCGAATTCAATTTAGTTTGGGATAGAGGGACGATTTTTGGACTACAAACAAACGGCAGAACTGAATCTATATTAATGTCCTTACCACCTTTAGCCAGGTGGGAATATGGATATAAGGCTAAAAAGGGTTCTAGGGAGGAATTTCTAACATCAATTTTTACAAAACCCCAAGATTGGTTAGATGATAAAGACTTAGAGAAATTCTGTTTAGAGAATAATATCTTTGATTAA
- a CDS encoding sensor histidine kinase, translating into MKSQITIKKIQDLLIKGLQTVYVNDDTSRRMWWASLEVIQKDFLSKNYKQGGIWVASPLPAFNDKKFLNQLHGWLWSPEGFPYFQNENAGFLPVNNTDKIKKDFELVSNYKVLNLCQEDGYEPFLMIITPNFQCILSIAGEKDKKILLMKCDEESLKLSIELMHAKLNQENYEEGVKFRNAINNLGNLNINNQFEQLFWPILSAKLASIAPNRNIQNSVKNDEKKVQITEAKLLRAISHEVRTPLATIRTLISSTLKKYKMDESMKNRLIQIDNECNEQIDRFGLIFNAAELVSNEVTSLNNLAKINLAEIFKKLSPLWNKQLNRRGISLKIDIPNQLPQILSDSEKLELMLSGLIDKNTRGLKEGSTLILELRPAGQKLKLELKIQKLERNQKEILKKDIGSDIGPVLNWNPQTGSLQLSQNATQKLLASLGGHVTKRRDTGLTVFFPISDSK; encoded by the coding sequence ATGAAATCACAAATAACTATAAAAAAAATTCAAGACCTTTTGATAAAAGGGCTTCAAACTGTATATGTGAATGATGATACATCCAGAAGAATGTGGTGGGCTTCTTTAGAAGTTATTCAAAAAGATTTCCTATCTAAGAATTATAAACAGGGAGGGATTTGGGTTGCTTCTCCTTTGCCAGCATTTAATGATAAGAAATTTTTAAATCAACTTCATGGATGGCTTTGGTCTCCAGAGGGTTTCCCATACTTTCAAAATGAGAATGCAGGTTTTTTACCAGTCAATAATACAGACAAGATAAAAAAAGATTTTGAATTAGTTAGTAATTATAAAGTCTTAAATCTTTGTCAAGAAGATGGTTATGAACCTTTTTTGATGATAATCACCCCAAATTTTCAATGCATATTATCAATTGCTGGAGAAAAAGATAAGAAAATTCTATTAATGAAGTGTGATGAAGAAAGCCTAAAACTTTCAATTGAATTAATGCATGCAAAATTAAATCAAGAAAATTATGAGGAAGGAGTAAAATTTCGTAATGCAATCAATAATTTAGGAAACCTTAATATTAATAATCAATTTGAACAGTTATTTTGGCCAATATTATCAGCAAAATTGGCAAGTATAGCGCCAAACCGTAACATTCAGAATTCTGTAAAAAACGATGAAAAAAAAGTGCAAATAACTGAAGCAAAATTATTACGTGCAATATCTCATGAAGTAAGAACTCCTTTGGCAACAATAAGAACCCTTATAAGTTCTACTTTAAAAAAATATAAGATGGACGAATCAATGAAAAATCGTTTAATTCAAATAGATAATGAATGTAATGAACAAATTGATAGGTTTGGATTAATCTTTAATGCAGCAGAATTGGTGAGTAATGAAGTGACTTCTTTAAATAACTTGGCAAAAATTAATTTAGCCGAAATTTTTAAAAAGCTTTCTCCTTTATGGAATAAACAATTAAATCGACGCGGGATTTCTTTAAAGATTGATATCCCTAATCAACTTCCTCAAATTTTGAGTGATTCTGAAAAATTAGAATTAATGTTAAGTGGATTAATTGATAAAAATACTAGAGGTTTAAAAGAAGGTAGTACTTTAATTTTAGAATTAAGACCAGCTGGTCAAAAACTTAAACTTGAATTGAAAATACAGAAATTAGAAAGAAATCAAAAAGAAATTCTAAAAAAAGATATCGGTTCTGATATTGGACCTGTTTTAAATTGGAACCCTCAAACAGGTAGTTTACAACTAAGTCAAAATGCTACTCAAAAGTTGTTAGCTAGTTTAGGAGGGCATGTCACAAAAAGGCGAGATACAGGTTTGACAGTATTTTTTCCGATTTCAGATTCAAAGTAA
- the rodA gene encoding rod shape-determining protein RodA has product MFRRISLLNKRGFLLKKDNFNRGFLFSPLLIIPLFLVIISGFLIKSIQGDFLVSNYSGHILTGFLGYFLAFFISFVPLERLRKYLLPFYLCTLISLLLIYFFGISISGAQRWLNLGIFSFQPSEVAKLSTVLTLALVLDKKRILTIRDLVLPLLVVVIPWLLIFFQPDLGTSLVLLVLTGVMLYWSQMPIEWILIIVFCLFTSILYLTLTTLLIFWIPFIGYLAYRSSKKKIIFSAIAISFHLLVAKLTPILWQYGLKEYQKDRLVLFLDPNRDPLGGGYHLIQSQIAIGSGGLFGTGLLQGKLTNLQFIPEQHTDFIFSALGEELGFVGCLIVLFLFFFLIKKLINTATIARTNFESLIVIGIASTFLFQIIINLFMTIGLGPVTGIPLPFMSYGRTSLLTNFISIGFVLSILKRSRSLRS; this is encoded by the coding sequence ATGTTTAGGAGAATTTCTTTATTAAATAAGAGAGGATTTTTACTAAAAAAAGACAACTTTAATAGAGGTTTTTTATTTTCTCCATTACTTATAATCCCATTGTTTTTGGTGATTATTTCGGGTTTTTTGATAAAAAGTATTCAAGGTGATTTTTTAGTATCGAATTATTCAGGTCATATCCTAACTGGTTTTTTAGGTTATTTTTTAGCATTTTTTATTTCTTTTGTACCGTTAGAGAGACTTAGAAAGTATTTGCTCCCATTTTATTTGTGTACTTTAATATCCTTATTACTAATTTATTTTTTTGGGATATCAATTTCTGGAGCTCAAAGATGGTTAAACTTGGGCATCTTTTCTTTTCAGCCTTCAGAGGTAGCTAAACTAAGTACAGTATTAACTCTTGCTTTAGTACTAGACAAAAAAAGAATTTTAACAATAAGGGATTTAGTATTGCCTTTATTAGTAGTAGTTATTCCTTGGTTATTAATTTTTTTTCAGCCGGACTTAGGAACCTCTTTAGTTTTACTTGTTTTGACAGGTGTGATGCTCTATTGGTCGCAAATGCCCATAGAGTGGATTTTGATAATAGTGTTTTGTCTTTTCACTTCTATACTGTACTTAACCTTAACAACTCTTCTTATTTTCTGGATTCCTTTTATAGGATATCTTGCTTATAGATCTTCGAAAAAGAAAATTATTTTTTCTGCTATCGCTATTTCGTTCCATTTATTAGTGGCAAAATTGACACCAATTTTGTGGCAATATGGCTTAAAAGAATATCAAAAAGATAGATTAGTTTTATTTTTAGATCCAAATAGAGATCCATTAGGTGGTGGATATCATTTGATACAAAGTCAAATTGCAATTGGTTCTGGAGGGCTATTTGGAACTGGTTTACTACAAGGTAAGCTGACTAATTTACAATTTATACCAGAACAACATACTGATTTTATATTCAGTGCTCTAGGGGAAGAATTGGGTTTTGTGGGGTGCTTGATAGTTTTATTTTTGTTCTTTTTTTTGATTAAAAAACTTATTAATACTGCCACAATTGCGAGAACTAACTTTGAATCTCTGATCGTTATTGGAATAGCCTCAACTTTTTTATTCCAAATAATTATTAATTTGTTTATGACTATTGGATTAGGACCAGTTACTGGAATTCCCCTTCCATTTATGAGCTATGGACGAACATCATTGCTGACTAATTTTATATCTATTGGATTTGTTTTATCTATATTGAAACGTTCTAGATCACTAAGAAGTTAA
- a CDS encoding cofactor assembly of complex C subunit B: MSSSLNSTLLLTILLAIGLFFFLRASSKDRTTIVEISSSQQPVKVLNDLCQWLNLRGWKQTGGDFEQRILIFKGQVVSSKFLAIFLGFLGGFGSCALGLVIIQIYPELGWWPILLGLVGGPLSGIIYFKKSAREEKFELRLINENENDSTFMRLRAHRDELISLENELGEKLKLKSDGSLFKTPI, encoded by the coding sequence ATGTCCTCTTCCTTAAATTCAACACTTTTACTGACAATTCTTTTGGCCATAGGATTATTTTTTTTTCTTAGGGCTTCTAGTAAAGATAGAACAACCATTGTTGAGATTTCATCTTCGCAACAGCCAGTTAAGGTTCTAAATGATTTATGTCAATGGCTTAATTTGAGGGGATGGAAGCAAACAGGAGGAGATTTTGAACAAAGAATTTTAATATTTAAGGGACAAGTTGTTTCTAGTAAATTTTTAGCAATTTTTTTAGGCTTTCTTGGCGGTTTTGGTTCTTGTGCTTTGGGATTAGTAATTATTCAAATATATCCTGAATTAGGTTGGTGGCCTATTCTTTTAGGATTAGTTGGCGGCCCTTTGTCTGGCATTATTTATTTTAAGAAATCAGCAAGAGAGGAGAAATTTGAATTAAGATTGATCAACGAAAATGAAAATGATTCAACTTTTATGCGATTAAGAGCACATAGAGATGAATTAATCTCTTTAGAAAATGAACTAGGAGAAAAACTTAAATTGAAAAGTGACGGTTCGTTATTTAAAACACCTATTTAA
- a CDS encoding Mrp/NBP35 family ATP-binding protein has translation MTTIEDANFALQKVLDAGSQKNVIELTWIKNVRVSIPRVIVTLSLPSFANSQRDRIVQEVRKVLLDFEDVDDVQIEVDNNPSKTESETQSNAPELQKIDGIQHIIAVSSGKGGVGKSTIAVNLACSLAKLGLKTGLLDADIYGPNTPSMMGVAEQNPKVTEGTGTDQRLIPINKYGISLVSMGFLIEEGQPVIWRGPMLNSIIRQFLYQVEWNNLDFLVIDLPPGTGDAQISLSQSVPISGAIVVTTPQQVSLQDARRGLAMFKQLGVRLLGIVENMSVFIPPDMPSKKYEIFGKGGGQTLAKENDLPLLAQIPIEIPLVDESNKGVPISISQPNKQSSIAFSNLAQLIKNQFVNR, from the coding sequence ATGACCACAATAGAAGATGCGAATTTTGCCTTACAAAAAGTTTTAGATGCTGGATCACAGAAAAATGTAATTGAATTGACTTGGATTAAAAACGTAAGAGTATCTATACCGAGAGTAATCGTAACATTATCATTACCCTCATTCGCAAATTCTCAGAGAGATAGAATTGTACAAGAGGTAAGAAAAGTACTACTTGATTTTGAAGATGTTGATGATGTTCAAATAGAGGTAGATAATAATCCCTCCAAAACAGAATCTGAAACTCAAAGTAATGCTCCAGAGTTGCAGAAGATTGATGGGATTCAACATATAATAGCTGTTAGCAGTGGTAAAGGTGGAGTTGGAAAAAGTACCATTGCAGTTAATCTTGCTTGTTCTCTAGCTAAATTAGGTTTAAAAACTGGTTTGCTGGATGCGGATATATATGGACCTAATACTCCCTCAATGATGGGGGTTGCAGAACAAAATCCAAAGGTTACAGAAGGTACTGGCACTGATCAAAGGTTAATACCAATAAATAAATATGGAATTTCATTGGTATCAATGGGTTTCCTCATAGAAGAAGGTCAGCCAGTTATATGGAGAGGGCCAATGCTTAATAGTATTATCCGACAATTTTTGTACCAAGTTGAATGGAATAATCTTGATTTTTTGGTTATTGACTTGCCTCCAGGAACGGGAGATGCTCAAATATCCCTTTCTCAATCTGTTCCTATTTCTGGAGCTATTGTTGTCACTACTCCTCAACAAGTATCTTTGCAAGATGCAAGGAGAGGATTAGCAATGTTTAAACAACTCGGAGTGCGTTTACTGGGAATTGTAGAAAATATGTCAGTATTTATTCCGCCAGATATGCCAAGTAAAAAATATGAAATTTTTGGTAAAGGTGGTGGGCAAACATTAGCTAAAGAAAATGATTTACCATTATTAGCACAAATTCCTATTGAAATACCTCTCGTTGATGAAAGTAATAAAGGCGTGCCAATCTCAATAAGCCAGCCCAATAAACAAAGTTCGATTGCATTTAGTAATCTAGCTCAATTAATTAAGAATCAATTTGTTAATAGATAA
- a CDS encoding ribonuclease D, which translates to MILENKNIDFFYNDLTSDLYNLYKNSSFLAIDTEAMGLIHGRDRLCLVQICNEFGRTSCIKIELNTSSSTHLKALLEDEKITKIFHYARFDVAALKCNLEINTKNIFCTKIASKLARTYTNKHGLKDLINELLGIELDKSSQSSDWGSNEDLTKEQLDYAANDVRYLIEAMHKLKVILKRENRYELAQKCFETVSVHADLDILKFSNIFEH; encoded by the coding sequence ATGATTCTTGAAAATAAAAATATTGATTTTTTTTATAACGATTTAACATCAGATTTATACAATCTTTATAAAAACTCATCCTTCTTAGCTATCGACACTGAAGCAATGGGTTTAATTCATGGAAGAGATAGACTTTGTTTAGTACAAATATGTAATGAATTTGGTAGAACATCCTGTATAAAAATCGAACTTAATACATCTTCTTCTACTCATTTAAAAGCACTTCTTGAAGATGAAAAAATTACTAAAATATTTCACTATGCGAGATTTGATGTAGCAGCTCTAAAATGTAATCTTGAAATTAATACAAAAAATATTTTTTGTACAAAAATTGCCAGCAAGTTGGCAAGAACATATACAAATAAACACGGTTTAAAAGACTTAATAAATGAATTATTAGGTATAGAACTCGACAAAAGCTCGCAAAGTAGTGATTGGGGTAGCAACGAAGATTTAACAAAAGAACAATTAGATTATGCAGCAAATGATGTTAGATATTTAATTGAAGCCATGCATAAATTAAAAGTGATCTTAAAAAGAGAGAATAGATATGAATTAGCTCAAAAATGTTTCGAAACAGTTTCTGTACATGCTGATTTAGACATACTAAAATTCTCAAATATATTTGAACATTAA